The Candidatus Hydrogenedens sp. genome has a window encoding:
- a CDS encoding tetratricopeptide repeat protein — translation MNLLDLLDYVEKNPKDYEKRWTLAKKLYQNKDYSLALDHLTVLVNEWEPHINVYRFLSATLYRLGKYEDAIEKLKKAIEIWGNEPGLYEQLGRIYVTIGKYDLAKQTYEKLHEICPEHKWAHVAIERLKRHIERKTVKKRPFPVILATDFDLLPESICKRCGSENPKDNDHCWKCGETLRLSTSPPNLSTTGFSQNVLINLTPEIITLFLGLVLIIFVSINIFMSLTFWLQKPTLLHTHLSFWDIYQNELLLSRIITGFSLLIISPLLINLISKIMGVKESIHPNLIILVGILIASIVFLFSWLPKFIILWGFAFIPLFAFLIILGTFGISLLKALNICLLYILSLLISTILLLTLSESYQLKRFINPISQIPSTVSFFRTQYPNSTRSLEIKSEDGSPVIRNILWNSTGSYWLDTRSKEITITLFLNDADEFVLEVNRGETKPIIYEKLRSERYKVNLPIETDTNYTIKISTSNNTPFVAIVQSLFIANLS, via the coding sequence TTGAACCTTCTTGACCTACTTGACTACGTTGAAAAAAATCCTAAAGACTATGAAAAACGATGGACATTAGCAAAAAAACTATATCAAAATAAAGATTATTCCTTAGCGTTAGACCATCTTACCGTCTTAGTTAACGAATGGGAACCACATATAAATGTTTACCGATTCTTGTCTGCAACACTTTACCGATTGGGGAAATATGAAGATGCGATAGAGAAATTAAAAAAAGCAATTGAAATCTGGGGTAATGAACCTGGCTTATATGAACAACTTGGCAGAATTTACGTTACTATTGGTAAATATGATTTAGCTAAACAAACTTATGAAAAATTACATGAGATATGTCCTGAACATAAATGGGCACATGTGGCGATTGAACGACTTAAACGACACATTGAAAGAAAAACTGTAAAAAAACGTCCCTTCCCTGTAATCCTTGCAACGGACTTTGATTTATTGCCCGAGTCAATTTGTAAACGTTGTGGCTCTGAAAATCCTAAAGATAATGACCACTGTTGGAAATGTGGAGAGACATTAAGACTTTCAACAAGCCCACCAAATTTATCAACCACGGGATTTTCTCAAAATGTTTTGATTAACTTAACACCTGAAATTATTACCTTATTCCTCGGTTTAGTCCTTATTATTTTTGTTTCAATCAACATATTTATGTCGCTCACATTTTGGCTACAAAAACCAACCCTTTTACATACACATTTATCATTCTGGGATATTTATCAAAATGAATTGTTATTATCTCGAATTATCACTGGATTTTCCCTTTTAATTATTTCACCCCTACTTATAAATTTAATTTCGAAAATTATGGGAGTTAAAGAAAGCATACATCCAAATCTTATTATATTGGTTGGAATACTGATAGCCTCTATTGTTTTCTTATTTTCATGGCTACCTAAATTCATTATCCTCTGGGGATTTGCATTTATCCCACTTTTTGCTTTTCTTATTATTTTAGGAACATTCGGCATCTCACTCCTTAAAGCCTTAAATATCTGTTTACTGTATATTTTATCCTTACTAATATCTACCATTTTACTTCTTACTCTATCCGAAAGTTATCAACTCAAACGGTTTATTAATCCTATTTCCCAAATTCCGTCTACTGTTAGTTTTTTCCGCACTCAATATCCAAATTCAACTCGTTCATTAGAAATAAAAAGTGAAGATGGTTCCCCCGTAATACGTAATATATTATGGAATAGCACTGGTTCTTATTGGCTGGATACACGCTCAAAAGAAATAACAATTACTTTATTTCTAAATGACGCTGATGAGTTTGTTCTTGAAGTAAATCGAGGGGAAACAAAACCTATAATTTATGAAAAACTAAGAAGCGAAAGATATAAAGTGAACTTACCTATTGAAACCGATACAAACTACACAATAAAAATATCTACTTCTAACAACACCCCTTTTGTAGCTATAGTACAAAGCCTTTTTATTGCAAATCTGAGTTAA
- a CDS encoding HAMP domain-containing sensor histidine kinase — translation MDNSAESQITKLSWVNEEIRGYVQAIYRVQHFFSNLTDIDQLITIITEECRKASNAEAGSLLLYDEKRKELSFQVTLGPVGSEITKKEIRIPIDRGIAGEVARTLKPIIVNNVKNDPRFFSEVDTLTNFSTRNLLAVPMIDRKRLIGVLEMVNKLDGNDFTHEDLRFLEILASWASTAVVNSQLIQEKLQSERLAAIGYTITALTHHLKNILTGMLTSTELMDKALQQKNYPIVHKAWPVLRRTSFFVSEFVQDLLLFSKPRIPQKTYCNLESIINKVTEIFSDLFKSRNITLTINLSEIKDDVYLDPNGIMHCITNLLLNATDFIPENGGRIDIKATFSKNNGLVITISDNGKGISDEDIKHIFEPFFTTKGYKGTGLGLSVTKKIVEEHGGKITVSSQINKGTQFTLTIPQPQKTKG, via the coding sequence ATGGATAATTCAGCAGAAAGTCAAATTACAAAATTATCGTGGGTTAATGAGGAAATACGAGGTTACGTTCAAGCTATCTACCGTGTTCAACATTTCTTTTCAAATTTAACGGATATAGACCAACTCATTACTATTATTACTGAGGAATGTAGAAAAGCGAGTAATGCGGAGGCAGGTTCTCTCTTGCTATACGATGAAAAGCGGAAAGAATTATCCTTTCAGGTTACATTAGGACCAGTTGGTTCAGAAATAACTAAAAAGGAAATACGTATTCCAATAGACCGTGGTATTGCAGGAGAAGTAGCAAGGACACTGAAACCGATAATTGTAAATAATGTCAAGAATGACCCACGTTTCTTTTCTGAGGTAGATACGTTAACGAACTTTTCTACAAGAAACTTACTTGCGGTCCCTATGATTGACCGTAAGCGCTTAATAGGTGTCCTTGAAATGGTTAACAAACTCGATGGAAATGATTTTACTCATGAGGATTTACGTTTCCTTGAAATTCTTGCCTCTTGGGCATCAACTGCAGTGGTAAATTCACAACTTATTCAGGAGAAACTACAATCGGAACGACTTGCTGCGATTGGATATACAATTACAGCATTGACGCATCACTTAAAAAATATTCTCACAGGGATGCTCACCAGTACTGAGCTTATGGATAAGGCACTGCAACAAAAAAACTATCCTATCGTTCATAAAGCATGGCCTGTTCTACGACGAACTTCATTTTTCGTTTCTGAATTTGTTCAAGATTTGCTTTTATTTTCAAAACCCCGCATCCCACAAAAGACGTATTGCAACCTTGAGAGTATTATAAATAAAGTAACTGAAATATTTTCCGACCTATTTAAAAGTCGAAACATCACCTTAACTATTAACCTTTCAGAAATAAAAGATGATGTATATCTTGACCCCAATGGTATTATGCATTGCATTACGAATCTCTTATTAAATGCTACAGATTTTATCCCAGAAAACGGGGGGCGTATTGATATCAAGGCAACATTTTCTAAAAATAATGGGTTAGTTATAACTATTTCTGATAATGGCAAGGGGATATCCGATGAGGATATCAAACACATCTTTGAGCCTTTCTTTACTACAAAGGGATATAAAGGCACTGGATTAGGACTTTCGGTTACGAAGAAAATTGTGGAAGAACACGGTGGAAAAATCACCGTTTCCAGTCAAATTAATAAAGGAACTCAATTTACACTAACAATCCCACAACCTCAAAAAACTAAAGGATAA
- a CDS encoding lipopolysaccharide kinase InaA family protein, which yields MTIIIKKQIYHALLNNRDVDIDDLITKINYATEIIKKTDKSISLKVDNYFVKKTTYSRFEGMIRHLLLRRRCKNAWNISRYLDSHSISTPKPIGYIELRQYFIPVQHIFITEFINDSCNVEMFVKNKIYIQKGVSLPEFFNSIHNLIFSLWEKKIYHKDVSGKNLLTTDGKRIFIIDLDSAIIKRTILLKDKLKSLVQLYDSFCDFVDEDTLRNFILSFLPELKSDKCVLLFNQIKELQSERRIKHLIHLEKYK from the coding sequence ATGACTATCATCATAAAAAAACAAATATATCATGCTCTGCTAAATAATAGAGATGTAGATATAGATGATTTGATAACCAAAATCAATTATGCGACAGAAATAATTAAAAAAACAGATAAATCTATTTCACTCAAAGTAGATAATTATTTTGTTAAGAAAACAACATACAGTCGTTTTGAAGGTATGATAAGGCATTTGTTACTTCGTAGGCGGTGTAAGAATGCCTGGAACATAAGCAGGTATTTAGATTCTCATTCTATTTCAACTCCTAAACCTATCGGGTATATTGAATTACGTCAGTATTTCATACCAGTCCAGCATATTTTTATAACAGAATTTATCAATGATAGTTGTAATGTTGAAATGTTTGTAAAGAATAAAATATATATCCAAAAAGGGGTCTCCTTGCCCGAATTTTTCAATTCTATTCATAATCTCATTTTTTCCTTATGGGAAAAGAAAATATACCACAAGGACGTATCGGGTAAGAATTTACTAACAACAGATGGTAAACGAATTTTTATCATTGATTTAGATTCGGCGATAATAAAGAGAACGATTTTATTAAAGGATAAATTGAAATCTCTTGTGCAATTATATGATTCTTTTTGTGATTTTGTTGATGAAGATACATTAAGAAATTTTATATTATCATTCTTACCTGAATTAAAATCTGATAAATGTGTGTTATTATTCAATCAAATTAAGGAACTTCAATCAGAACGAAGGATAAAACATTTAATACATTTAGAAAAATACAAATAG